From Candidatus Electrothrix rattekaaiensis, one genomic window encodes:
- a CDS encoding DUF2339 domain-containing protein yields the protein MIETIIIIIIGGILFVGIALVFLLVRTSAQKKLLKRMEKRLEKHEALLRSFEKAPEQPVAAADSPIKEQKEQSAVHQAYQKAEAAKSEVIFTPVETTADDALDDKVEEKQSEQERSRPGRLQASPDKPVSNPSFVTPPPPPSASPTSDPVERAIAYVQRFFTQGNVVLRVGLLVLFFGVSFLLKYAADHSMLPLELRLLGVALAGIAMLLFGWHLRLQRSGFALLMQGGGIGLLFLDVFAAFKLYHLLPAALAFALMLGLVCTSAALALLQDAKSLALFGATGGFLAPVLLSSGSGNHVALFSYYALLNAGILIIAWFKAWRELNLLGFFFTLGIGSFWGVSSYKARYFASTEPFLVLFFLMFTFIGVLFAFRQPPKLRGYVDGTLVFGTPIICFSLQTALVKDIQYGLAISALLVSLFYIGLARFLWNKGNERLRQGMRTLTEAFLALGIVFVTLAVPLALSGRWTAVTWAMEGAALIWLGVRQNRILPRNFGLLLQLAAGIFFLTAGHVYDERILLFNGTYSGAVIVSLSALFSSWYLYRADNLRSLERYHHYLLFFWGIIWWFGAGIDELGYQVPYFYHDYAVLLLAGLSCAVMMTLARRISWPIAAWPSLLLLPLMVCLVPDTILQGFFYPGKHLFAQLGWLVWPVTFGLLHYCLSQGRGLLSERLLCFTHIGGYLLFVLVLTSEAVWMVRVFGGRHDTWELIVWALVPLALLQLVQSSHLNRYWPLSDYAAQYQKQGSGVIAVLLWLWLVISALRSPGNAAPLPFVPFFNPLELSQLIVFLIICRWLLLRRNYVGARIPLRFFTVPGGATAFLWLNAALARSVHHFGEVPFVADAMFDSRLYQAAVSIFWSALSLILMVTAHRLKNRVLWLIGAGLVGITVIKLFLVDLANSGTVERIVSFLAVGVLLMIIGYFAPLPPARIEQEEVS from the coding sequence ATGATCGAAACGATCATCATTATCATTATTGGCGGTATTCTGTTTGTCGGGATCGCACTGGTATTTCTCCTGGTCAGAACCTCGGCACAGAAAAAGCTGCTCAAACGCATGGAAAAGCGACTGGAGAAGCATGAAGCTCTGCTCCGCTCTTTTGAAAAAGCACCTGAACAACCTGTCGCTGCTGCTGACTCTCCGATAAAGGAGCAGAAGGAACAGAGCGCAGTTCATCAAGCTTATCAGAAAGCTGAAGCTGCAAAGTCGGAGGTAATATTTACTCCGGTTGAGACAACAGCGGACGACGCACTCGATGATAAAGTAGAGGAAAAGCAGAGCGAGCAGGAGCGGAGCCGCCCGGGAAGGCTTCAGGCTTCTCCTGATAAGCCGGTAAGTAATCCTTCCTTTGTTACTCCCCCACCACCCCCCAGTGCGTCGCCGACATCTGATCCGGTTGAACGGGCAATCGCCTATGTGCAGAGATTTTTCACCCAGGGTAATGTGGTGTTGCGAGTGGGCCTGCTGGTTCTTTTCTTCGGGGTTTCTTTTCTCCTTAAATATGCTGCCGACCACAGCATGTTACCTCTTGAGTTGCGCCTGCTGGGTGTGGCCTTGGCAGGGATTGCCATGCTGCTCTTTGGTTGGCACTTGCGGCTGCAACGAAGCGGTTTTGCCCTGTTGATGCAGGGTGGCGGGATCGGCCTGTTGTTTCTTGATGTTTTTGCAGCGTTTAAGTTATACCATCTGTTACCGGCGGCCTTGGCTTTTGCCTTGATGCTGGGATTGGTCTGCACCTCTGCGGCCCTAGCCTTGCTCCAGGATGCCAAGTCGCTTGCCCTGTTCGGGGCAACTGGCGGTTTTTTGGCCCCGGTCCTACTTTCCAGCGGCAGCGGCAACCATGTGGCTCTGTTCAGTTATTATGCCTTGCTTAATGCCGGTATCCTGATCATTGCTTGGTTTAAGGCTTGGCGGGAGCTGAATTTGCTCGGTTTTTTCTTCACTCTGGGGATCGGTAGTTTTTGGGGGGTGAGCAGCTATAAGGCCCGCTATTTCGCCTCTACAGAACCCTTCCTTGTCCTTTTCTTTTTGATGTTCACCTTTATCGGGGTGTTGTTTGCCTTTCGCCAGCCTCCTAAATTACGTGGCTATGTGGACGGCACCCTAGTTTTCGGAACCCCGATTATCTGCTTTTCTCTCCAGACAGCCTTGGTCAAGGATATACAATACGGGCTGGCAATCAGTGCGCTGCTGGTCAGTCTGTTTTATATTGGTTTGGCACGCTTTCTCTGGAATAAGGGCAATGAGCGGCTGCGACAGGGGATGCGCACCCTGACCGAGGCCTTTCTCGCCCTGGGCATCGTCTTTGTCACTCTGGCTGTGCCCCTGGCCCTAAGCGGCAGATGGACAGCTGTGACTTGGGCTATGGAAGGAGCAGCTCTTATCTGGCTGGGCGTGCGGCAGAACCGGATACTTCCCCGGAATTTTGGTTTGCTGCTTCAACTGGCTGCCGGTATATTTTTCCTGACAGCAGGCCATGTCTATGACGAGCGTATCCTGCTGTTCAACGGTACCTATTCCGGTGCTGTCATCGTCAGCCTGTCCGCCCTGTTTTCCTCCTGGTACCTGTACCGGGCCGATAATCTGCGCAGCTTGGAACGATATCACCATTACCTCCTCTTTTTCTGGGGCATTATCTGGTGGTTCGGAGCAGGCATTGATGAACTGGGGTATCAGGTTCCTTATTTTTATCATGATTATGCAGTCCTGCTCCTGGCCGGATTGAGCTGTGCCGTCATGATGACCCTAGCGAGAAGGATTTCCTGGCCCATAGCGGCTTGGCCGAGCTTGCTTCTGCTGCCGCTCATGGTATGTCTTGTACCGGATACGATTCTGCAGGGCTTTTTTTATCCGGGCAAACATCTTTTTGCCCAACTGGGCTGGCTGGTCTGGCCTGTCACTTTCGGTCTACTCCATTACTGCCTGTCTCAAGGCCGTGGCCTGCTCTCCGAGCGGCTTCTCTGTTTCACCCATATCGGTGGCTACCTTCTGTTTGTCCTTGTCCTGACTTCCGAAGCTGTCTGGATGGTGCGCGTTTTCGGAGGTCGGCACGATACCTGGGAGCTGATTGTCTGGGCCTTGGTTCCACTTGCCCTGCTTCAGCTTGTGCAGAGCAGTCACCTTAACCGGTATTGGCCGCTTTCCGATTATGCCGCGCAGTATCAGAAGCAGGGATCAGGCGTGATCGCGGTTCTGCTCTGGCTCTGGCTGGTGATCAGTGCGCTGCGCAGTCCGGGCAATGCCGCGCCCTTACCCTTTGTTCCGTTTTTCAATCCGCTGGAGCTGAGTCAGCTGATAGTGTTCCTCATTATTTGCCGTTGGCTGCTGCTGCGCCGGAACTATGTCGGAGCCCGGATTCCGTTGCGTTTTTTTACTGTTCCGGGCGGAGCAACAGCTTTCCTTTGGCTTAATGCGGCCCTGGCCCGTTCTGTCCATCATTTCGGCGAGGTGCCCTTTGTTGCGGATGCCATGTTTGACTCCCGCCTGTATCAGGCTGCGGTTTCCATTTTCTGGAGCGCACTTTCTTTGATTCTGATGGTAACAGCCCATCGTTTGAAAAACCGTGTCCTTTGGTTGATCGGGGCAGGGTTGGTCGGGATTACAGTGATTAAGCTTTTCTTGGTTGATCTGGCGAACAGCGGTACTGTGGAACGAATTGTCTCCTTTTTAGCCGTCGGTGTTCTGCTAATGATCATCGGCTATTTTGCTCCCTTACCCCCTGCGCGGATCGAACAGGAGGAGGTATCATGA
- a CDS encoding Tex family protein, which yields MPQDQQKHHRQHRIAQTLNIAPQQVLAAAQLLEEGATVPFISRYRKELTGSLDEVQVAAIRDQLADLAALEKRRQTMLDSLTVRELLTVELEHSLRKAEDLTTLEDIFLPYKQKRKTKASAAKEKGLEPLARAIFTGQDNQIQPGAFVDPEKEVHSEEEALAGARDIMAEWINEDAEMRASLRRLFADKAVIRSAVVKKKQEEGAKFRDYFDWQEAANKAPSHRLLAMFRGGEEKMLRLAVRPDEDAALALLKRRFSSQGRFCEQLSLAAEDSYKRLLGPSLENELRAELKQRADQEAIQVFADNLRELLLAPALGQKRALALDPGFRTGAKLVCLSEQGKLLDFTTVYPTHGTKQQEEASRTITKLCQKHRIQAIAIGNGTAGRETEQFVRSLRLDKDILITLVNESGASIYSASEAARREFPDHDITVRGAVSIGRRLQDPLAELVKLDPASIGVGQYQHDVNQAALKKALDDVVMHCVNTVGVEVNSGSLELLAYVSGLGAGLAAKIIGWRDEHGPFTSRKQLLKVPRLGAKAFEQCAGFLRIHGAKNPLDNSAVHPERYAVVQKMATDAGCTISELMKKKELRDRIDLQQYVQKTAGIDSLGLPTLRDILEELARPGRDPRQEFSAFAFADGVHSIDDLVEEMRLPGIITNVTQFGAFVDIGVHQDGLIHISQLADRFVKDPAEVVKVGQQVTVRVLEVDQQRRRIALSLRNER from the coding sequence ATGCCCCAGGATCAACAAAAACATCATCGTCAACATCGTATCGCACAGACCCTGAACATTGCTCCTCAACAGGTGCTTGCCGCAGCCCAACTCCTTGAAGAAGGCGCAACCGTGCCTTTTATTTCCCGGTATCGTAAAGAATTGACCGGCTCCCTTGATGAAGTGCAAGTCGCTGCGATCCGGGATCAGCTGGCAGATCTTGCGGCCCTGGAGAAGCGGCGGCAGACCATGCTGGACTCTCTCACCGTTCGGGAATTACTGACCGTTGAATTAGAGCACTCATTGCGCAAGGCTGAAGATCTCACCACCTTGGAAGATATCTTTCTCCCGTATAAGCAGAAACGCAAGACCAAGGCCTCTGCGGCAAAGGAGAAAGGTCTTGAACCGCTGGCCCGAGCAATTTTTACCGGTCAGGATAATCAAATTCAACCGGGAGCCTTTGTTGATCCAGAAAAAGAGGTGCATTCAGAGGAAGAGGCTCTGGCCGGGGCAAGAGATATTATGGCGGAGTGGATTAACGAGGATGCGGAGATGCGGGCGAGCCTGCGCCGACTCTTTGCGGACAAGGCGGTGATTCGTTCTGCGGTGGTGAAGAAAAAGCAGGAGGAAGGGGCAAAGTTCCGGGATTATTTCGACTGGCAGGAGGCGGCCAATAAGGCCCCGAGTCATCGTTTACTGGCTATGTTTCGCGGAGGAGAGGAAAAGATGCTACGCCTCGCGGTTCGACCGGATGAGGATGCCGCCCTTGCTCTGCTCAAAAGGCGATTCTCGTCTCAAGGCAGGTTTTGTGAGCAGTTGAGCTTGGCCGCAGAGGATAGCTATAAACGCTTATTGGGGCCTTCTCTGGAAAATGAATTACGGGCTGAGCTCAAGCAGCGGGCTGATCAGGAGGCGATTCAGGTCTTTGCTGATAATCTCCGGGAATTATTGCTGGCCCCGGCCCTGGGGCAGAAACGGGCCCTGGCCCTTGATCCGGGTTTTCGCACTGGAGCCAAGTTGGTTTGTCTCAGCGAACAGGGAAAGTTGCTGGATTTCACCACGGTCTATCCCACCCACGGTACAAAGCAGCAGGAGGAGGCAAGCCGGACCATCACAAAACTCTGTCAGAAACACCGGATTCAGGCCATTGCCATTGGTAACGGGACTGCCGGACGGGAGACAGAACAGTTTGTTCGCAGCCTCAGACTGGACAAGGACATCCTGATCACGTTGGTCAACGAGAGCGGGGCCTCGATTTACTCCGCTTCCGAGGCGGCCCGACGGGAATTCCCTGACCATGATATCACGGTGCGGGGTGCGGTCTCCATCGGTCGTCGTCTTCAGGATCCCCTGGCTGAGTTGGTCAAGCTTGATCCCGCCTCCATCGGGGTGGGCCAATATCAGCATGATGTCAATCAGGCAGCCCTGAAAAAGGCCCTGGATGACGTGGTCATGCATTGCGTCAACACGGTCGGGGTGGAGGTGAACAGCGGTTCTCTGGAATTGCTTGCCTATGTTTCGGGCTTGGGAGCAGGATTGGCTGCCAAGATCATTGGCTGGCGGGATGAGCATGGACCCTTTACAAGTCGAAAGCAGCTGCTTAAGGTGCCCCGGCTGGGGGCTAAAGCCTTTGAACAGTGCGCGGGTTTTCTCCGCATTCACGGTGCAAAAAATCCTCTGGATAATTCCGCTGTCCACCCGGAACGTTATGCTGTGGTGCAAAAGATGGCTACCGATGCAGGCTGCACGATCAGCGAGCTGATGAAGAAAAAGGAGCTACGGGACCGGATTGATCTGCAACAATATGTTCAGAAAACAGCAGGGATCGACTCGCTCGGCCTGCCTACTCTACGGGATATCCTGGAGGAACTGGCCCGACCCGGTCGTGATCCGCGTCAGGAGTTTTCCGCCTTTGCCTTTGCCGACGGGGTGCATTCCATAGATGATCTGGTCGAGGAAATGCGTCTGCCCGGTATCATTACCAATGTTACCCAATTCGGTGCCTTTGTCGATATCGGGGTGCATCAGGACGGATTGATCCATATCAGCCAATTGGCGGATCGCTTTGTTAAAGACCCTGCTGAGGTGGTCAAGGTGGGGCAGCAGGTGACGGTGCGGGTGCTGGAAGTGGATCAGCAACGGCGGCGAATTGCTCTCTCTTTGCGCAACGAGCGATGA
- a CDS encoding TPM domain-containing protein, with protein MQNQLNFCKFVNVGICHLFIMMVILGNLIFLPADSPAGEYPKADDLYVNDYAQLLTPEDAAGIRTLFTTLRSDWEIEAVVLTISTFKKYETQDTTLEEFATNLLNTWGIGDKEKNNGVLILVAVNDRKMRIELGAGYPEGMDRKMKMVIDEFMLPQFKRNNYSRGIYQGAREMIAEVTGREPGDNRPQPPVMTNNWVAANRTVTAHNGPNEGLRVLSMIGGGLLSLLGLIFGGRHYLRRRKRYCPKCRTMMTRLDEVADDARLEAGQIKEESVKSVDYDVWLCLDCGTTKVIPYNSWSSSYTKCSQCKRRTMEVTHRTITSATTSSIGKGEKTENCTNCGYHHTSRYTIQKIEKSSSSGSPSGGNSSGRSSSSGSSSSGRSSGGRSSGGRSSGGGASGSW; from the coding sequence ATGCAAAACCAATTGAATTTTTGCAAGTTTGTCAATGTTGGAATTTGCCATCTGTTTATCATGATGGTAATTCTGGGAAATTTAATATTTCTCCCGGCGGACTCTCCGGCGGGAGAGTATCCCAAGGCCGATGATCTTTATGTGAACGATTATGCCCAATTGTTGACACCTGAAGATGCAGCCGGTATTCGCACTCTGTTCACAACGCTCCGCAGTGATTGGGAAATCGAGGCGGTGGTGCTGACAATCAGTACGTTCAAAAAATATGAAACGCAGGATACCACGCTTGAAGAGTTTGCCACCAATCTTCTCAACACCTGGGGCATTGGAGACAAAGAGAAGAATAATGGGGTGTTGATCTTAGTTGCCGTGAACGACAGGAAAATGCGGATCGAACTGGGCGCGGGATATCCCGAGGGCATGGATAGGAAAATGAAAATGGTCATTGACGAGTTTATGCTGCCTCAGTTCAAACGCAATAACTACAGCCGTGGGATTTATCAAGGGGCGCGGGAAATGATTGCCGAAGTAACAGGGCGGGAGCCTGGAGATAACAGACCGCAGCCACCGGTGATGACCAATAATTGGGTTGCCGCCAACAGAACGGTGACTGCCCACAATGGGCCTAACGAGGGATTGAGGGTTCTAAGCATGATCGGCGGCGGACTGCTCTCGCTGCTCGGTCTGATTTTCGGCGGACGCCACTATCTGCGGCGGCGCAAAAGATATTGTCCGAAGTGTCGGACAATGATGACCCGTCTGGACGAGGTTGCTGATGATGCCCGTTTAGAGGCTGGACAAATCAAAGAGGAATCAGTGAAATCTGTGGATTATGATGTCTGGCTCTGTCTGGATTGCGGCACAACGAAGGTTATCCCCTACAACAGCTGGTCTTCTTCGTATACAAAGTGTTCGCAATGCAAACGCCGTACTATGGAGGTGACACACAGAACAATCACGAGTGCCACCACAAGCTCTATCGGTAAAGGGGAAAAAACAGAGAATTGTACAAACTGCGGTTATCATCATACATCCAGATATACCATCCAGAAGATTGAAAAGTCAAGTAGTTCCGGCAGCCCTTCCGGCGGGAATTCATCCGGCAGGAGTTCTTCCAGTGGCAGTTCATCCAGCGGGAGGTCTTCCGGCGGGAGGTCTTCCGGCGGGAGGTCTTCCGGCGGCGGTGCCAGCGGATCGTGGTGA